The Novosphingobium kaempferiae genome includes a window with the following:
- a CDS encoding glycosyltransferase, with protein MRIVDVCAFYSPYGGGVRTYVEQKLRVGPELGHEIVILAPGDEDAVIERGPNARIITLKNPRLPVDRKYWYFASAPQLHDALDELQPDFVEAASPWRSASLVAEWAGPAPRSLIMHADPMSAYAYRWLGQVFARDTIDRQFSMFWEHLRRHSRRFDHVVCANSSLTRRLAESGVSATVTVPMGVEPGRYSPQNRNAALRARLLAACDLPESASLLLGIGRLAGEKRWPMVIDAVSAASREMPIGLVLFGEGREQRAILKHIGENPHVRLFEPERDPTIFPRIIASADALVHGSEAETFCMVAAEARASGIPIIVPDEGGAVDHAARGGGVTYAARDAAAAARAIVAVLEDRSHCPQLARTSTDHFVDLFAMYETTANGVLRAA; from the coding sequence ATGAGGATCGTCGACGTCTGCGCCTTCTACTCGCCCTACGGCGGCGGCGTGCGCACCTATGTGGAGCAGAAGCTGCGGGTAGGCCCGGAACTGGGGCACGAGATCGTCATCCTCGCCCCAGGCGACGAGGACGCGGTGATCGAGCGAGGGCCGAACGCGCGCATCATCACGCTGAAGAACCCGCGCCTGCCGGTGGACCGCAAGTACTGGTACTTCGCTTCGGCCCCCCAGCTTCACGACGCGCTGGACGAGCTTCAGCCCGATTTCGTCGAAGCGGCATCGCCGTGGCGCAGCGCCTCGCTGGTCGCGGAATGGGCGGGACCGGCGCCGCGCAGCCTCATCATGCACGCCGACCCGATGTCGGCCTATGCCTACCGCTGGCTGGGGCAGGTCTTCGCGCGGGACACCATCGACCGGCAGTTCTCGATGTTCTGGGAGCATCTGCGCCGCCACAGCCGCCGCTTCGACCATGTCGTCTGCGCCAATTCCAGCCTGACGCGGCGACTGGCCGAAAGCGGGGTTTCGGCGACGGTGACGGTGCCGATGGGGGTCGAGCCGGGGCGTTATTCTCCGCAGAACCGTAACGCCGCCCTTCGCGCGCGGCTGCTCGCGGCCTGCGACCTGCCGGAAAGCGCCAGCCTGCTACTGGGCATCGGTCGGCTTGCCGGAGAGAAGCGCTGGCCGATGGTGATCGACGCGGTCTCCGCCGCGTCGCGCGAGATGCCGATCGGGCTGGTGCTGTTCGGCGAGGGGCGTGAACAGCGCGCGATCCTCAAGCACATCGGGGAGAACCCGCATGTCCGCCTGTTCGAGCCCGAGCGCGATCCGACGATCTTCCCCCGCATCATCGCCAGCGCCGACGCGCTTGTCCACGGCAGCGAGGCGGAGACGTTCTGCATGGTCGCCGCCGAGGCGAGGGCGAGCGGCATTCCGATCATCGTGCCCGACGAGGGCGGCGCGGTCGACCACGCCGCGCGCGGCGGCGGAGTGACGTATGCGGCCCGTGATGCGGCAGCGGCGGCGCGAGCCATCGTCGCGGTGCTCGAGGATCGCTCGCATTGTCCGCAACTGGCGCGGACCAGCACGGATCATTTCGTGGATCTGTTTGCGATGTATGAGACGACCGCCAACGGCGTGCTGCGCGCGGCTTGA
- a CDS encoding glycosyltransferase, whose amino-acid sequence MRIAIPIHSLGPGGVERVALGLATQWRECGHEVTIVLGRSGGSNLCSAPPLDYWSLPTRLATAGWQTPWMVHSLYSFLVENRIDVLFCPGNTYAVIGAAMKLLLGPHAPPMMLKVSNALDRPDMPPAMRRGYGTWLRAQGGVFDSIVALSEPMRREVRERMLAEPAQVSVIANPILSRQRLRRLGSLERRAPSAWGMRYLAAGRLAPQKNFALMLRAFAQAARAEDRLTIAGDGPERGQLEALAASLGLADRIDFLGHVAAIDPLLEHADALLLSSDYEGLPGVVVEALAGGVPILATDCCVSMANLIDHERTGLIVPPRSLEDFARGIVRLRDMRGDPERARSVAARYELEGAARRYIDLMREVTLRRQRDRSRELAASTLAPCRSLRRSQ is encoded by the coding sequence TTGCGCATAGCCATTCCGATCCACAGCCTCGGCCCCGGCGGCGTCGAGCGGGTGGCGCTCGGCCTGGCGACGCAATGGCGAGAATGCGGGCATGAGGTGACCATCGTGCTCGGCCGATCGGGCGGATCGAACTTGTGCAGCGCACCACCGCTCGACTACTGGAGCCTGCCCACGCGCCTTGCCACGGCGGGCTGGCAGACGCCGTGGATGGTCCACAGCCTCTACAGTTTCCTCGTCGAAAACCGCATCGACGTGCTGTTCTGCCCCGGCAACACCTATGCCGTCATCGGCGCGGCGATGAAGCTGCTGCTCGGCCCCCACGCCCCGCCGATGATGCTGAAAGTCAGCAATGCGCTGGATCGCCCGGACATGCCCCCGGCCATGCGGCGCGGCTACGGCACCTGGCTGCGCGCGCAGGGCGGCGTGTTCGATTCGATCGTCGCGCTGTCGGAACCGATGCGGCGCGAGGTGCGCGAGCGGATGCTGGCGGAACCCGCGCAGGTCTCGGTGATCGCCAATCCCATCCTCTCGCGCCAGCGCCTGCGCCGCCTCGGCAGCCTTGAGCGGCGCGCGCCCTCGGCCTGGGGGATGCGCTATCTGGCCGCGGGCAGGCTCGCCCCGCAGAAGAACTTCGCGCTGATGCTCCGCGCCTTCGCGCAGGCCGCCCGCGCCGAGGATCGTCTGACCATCGCCGGCGACGGCCCGGAACGCGGCCAGCTCGAAGCGCTGGCCGCCTCGCTCGGCCTCGCCGACAGGATCGATTTCCTTGGCCATGTCGCCGCCATCGACCCGCTGCTGGAGCATGCCGACGCGCTGCTGCTGAGCTCCGACTACGAAGGCCTTCCCGGCGTCGTGGTCGAGGCGCTGGCGGGCGGGGTGCCGATCCTCGCGACCGACTGCTGCGTCAGCATGGCCAACCTGATCGACCACGAACGCACCGGGCTGATCGTCCCGCCGCGCTCGCTGGAGGATTTCGCCCGCGGGATCGTGCGCCTGCGCGACATGCGCGGCGATCCCGAACGCGCCCGCTCGGTCGCCGCCCGCTACGAGCTGGAAGGCGCGGCCCGCCGGTACATCGACCTCATGCGTGAAGTGACCCTGCGGCGCCAGCGCGACCGCAGCCGGGAACTCGCCGCCAGTACCCTCGCACCCTGTCGGTCCCTGCGGCGCTCCCAGTAG
- a CDS encoding TonB-dependent receptor has product MRANSIRRLAVLSASLAAIVASTPAFAADAADAAAADAAADAAFDDADAIVVTGQKTTYNNAALDETLIDDKSPIASAIDLIGTLPGVQVNEGDAFGFDDWSTTYSIRGYQTNLDTQQVGLTIDGLPNGGSGYGGGSKANRFIDTANIGTVEVFQGTADIASRSNEALGGTINFVTADPIDEMRVRLQGSVGDYASSRYYGRFDTGLIGGVAKAWFSYGHQQATDWLEGSANNRRDNFAMKFIVDTPVKLTGYASYDDAFESNYDQIYSQAQYDSGAYNDGLVGVWTGVPVADQQYRQVWNTKRKNFFAYLKAETKIANALDLKASVYYHDMAGRGDWAPPYIVNVAQDTSGVQSEINGTSTVKGTPAWWATLPAGSGTPTYFATNASGQIVAPTAAGAIQQQSYRHTHYRKDRLGGTLDGAWTMQFGMVENTLRGGLWYEDTNRREWRDWHHVSDTRVGPAYDAMPYWTQYDRKYPQSTFKWYAEDQVVVGPVTANFGVKQFINHLDRTDLFGESSDSSVKSKSKVLLSGGIQVEPMNGLNVFGGYSENFKALSDTLLEYSEDAFESIEPETAENWEAGVRYTNPIFNASATWFKSKFSNQVIFVPSNSSAGPDYLSEGDGQFFNAGGIDSEGFELLAAVRPVTGLSLYGSYTHIDAKYRGTGNAALDAEQGVTAGNRVAGIPKDMWVLSGTYNYGPVTLGLTGKYTGNRFVDADNSWTAKNYFLTDLSVAVHGEALTDTLKDLTFALNVTNLTDEKFLGGISGNYAFLGTPRTMVFSVTADF; this is encoded by the coding sequence ATGCGCGCCAATTCCATTCGCCGTCTCGCCGTCCTCAGCGCGAGCCTCGCCGCCATCGTCGCCAGCACGCCCGCCTTCGCGGCGGACGCTGCCGATGCCGCAGCCGCAGATGCCGCAGCCGACGCTGCGTTCGACGATGCCGACGCCATCGTCGTCACCGGCCAGAAGACGACCTACAACAACGCCGCCCTCGACGAGACGCTGATCGACGACAAGTCGCCCATCGCCTCGGCCATCGACCTCATCGGCACCCTGCCCGGCGTGCAGGTGAACGAGGGCGACGCCTTCGGCTTCGACGACTGGTCGACGACCTACTCGATCCGCGGCTACCAGACCAACCTCGACACCCAGCAGGTCGGCCTGACCATCGACGGCCTGCCCAACGGCGGCTCGGGCTACGGCGGCGGCTCCAAGGCCAACCGCTTCATCGACACCGCCAACATCGGCACCGTCGAGGTGTTCCAGGGCACCGCCGACATCGCCTCGCGGTCCAACGAAGCACTGGGCGGCACGATCAACTTCGTCACCGCCGACCCCATCGACGAGATGCGCGTGCGCCTGCAGGGCTCGGTCGGCGACTATGCCTCCAGCCGCTACTACGGCCGCTTCGACACCGGCCTGATCGGCGGGGTCGCCAAGGCATGGTTCTCCTACGGCCACCAGCAGGCGACCGACTGGCTGGAAGGTTCGGCCAACAACCGCCGCGACAACTTCGCGATGAAGTTCATCGTCGACACCCCCGTCAAGCTGACCGGCTACGCCAGCTACGACGATGCGTTCGAAAGCAACTACGACCAGATCTATTCGCAGGCCCAGTACGACAGCGGCGCCTACAACGACGGCCTCGTCGGCGTGTGGACCGGCGTGCCGGTGGCCGACCAGCAGTACCGCCAGGTCTGGAACACCAAGCGCAAGAACTTCTTCGCCTACCTGAAGGCCGAGACGAAGATCGCCAACGCGCTCGATCTCAAGGCATCGGTCTATTACCACGACATGGCCGGTCGCGGTGACTGGGCGCCGCCCTACATCGTCAACGTCGCGCAGGACACCTCGGGCGTCCAGAGCGAGATCAACGGCACCAGCACCGTCAAGGGCACCCCCGCATGGTGGGCCACCCTGCCCGCCGGTTCGGGCACGCCGACCTACTTCGCCACCAACGCCTCCGGCCAGATCGTCGCGCCGACGGCGGCGGGCGCCATCCAGCAGCAGTCCTACCGCCACACCCACTACCGCAAGGACCGCCTCGGCGGCACGCTCGACGGTGCGTGGACGATGCAGTTCGGCATGGTCGAGAACACCCTGCGCGGCGGCCTGTGGTACGAGGACACCAACCGCCGCGAATGGCGCGACTGGCACCACGTCAGCGACACCCGCGTCGGCCCGGCCTATGACGCCATGCCCTACTGGACCCAGTACGACCGCAAGTATCCGCAGAGCACCTTCAAGTGGTACGCCGAGGATCAGGTCGTGGTCGGCCCCGTCACCGCGAACTTCGGCGTGAAGCAGTTCATCAACCACCTCGACCGCACCGACCTGTTCGGCGAAAGCTCCGACTCCAGCGTCAAGTCGAAGTCGAAGGTGCTGCTCTCGGGCGGTATCCAGGTCGAGCCGATGAACGGCCTGAACGTGTTCGGCGGCTATTCGGAGAACTTCAAGGCGCTGTCCGACACGCTGCTCGAATACAGCGAGGACGCCTTCGAGAGCATCGAGCCCGAAACCGCCGAGAACTGGGAAGCAGGCGTTCGCTACACCAACCCGATCTTCAACGCCTCGGCCACCTGGTTCAAGAGCAAGTTCTCCAACCAGGTGATCTTCGTGCCCAGCAACTCCTCTGCTGGCCCGGACTACCTGAGCGAAGGCGACGGCCAGTTCTTCAACGCGGGCGGCATCGACTCCGAAGGCTTCGAGCTTCTCGCCGCCGTGCGCCCCGTCACCGGCCTCAGCCTCTACGGTTCGTACACGCACATCGACGCGAAGTACCGCGGCACCGGCAACGCCGCGCTCGACGCCGAGCAGGGCGTGACGGCGGGCAACCGCGTCGCGGGCATCCCCAAGGACATGTGGGTGCTGTCGGGCACGTACAACTACGGCCCCGTCACCCTGGGCCTGACCGGCAAGTACACCGGCAACCGCTTCGTCGATGCCGACAACAGCTGGACCGCGAAGAACTACTTCCTGACCGACCTGTCGGTCGCCGTGCACGGTGAAGCCCTCACCGACACGCTCAAGGATCTGACCTTCGCGCTCAACGTCACCAACCTGACCGATGAAAAGTTCCTCGGCGGTATCTCGGGCAACTACGCCTTCCTCGGCACGCCGCGCACGATGGTCTTCAGCGTCACCGCCGATTTCTGA
- a CDS encoding DUF2141 domain-containing protein: MIGSLLTLAAGAALIPSTPDLGKAEARCRPGDDASFEVQVKGLKDRTGNLKLEVYPANDTDFLADDNKLISAGKTFRRVEVPVPASGPVRLCVRVPGPGRYAVSLLHDRDENRKFGWRIDGIGFAGNPKLGWSKPHANKASAMVEGVRTPITIVLNYRRGFGVAPLASN; the protein is encoded by the coding sequence ATGATCGGATCCCTGCTCACGCTGGCGGCGGGCGCCGCGCTGATCCCGTCCACCCCCGATCTCGGCAAGGCCGAGGCGCGATGCAGACCGGGCGACGACGCCTCGTTCGAAGTGCAGGTGAAGGGCCTGAAGGACCGCACCGGCAACCTCAAGCTGGAGGTCTATCCGGCCAACGACACCGACTTCCTGGCCGACGACAACAAGCTGATCAGCGCGGGCAAGACCTTCCGCCGCGTCGAGGTTCCGGTGCCCGCCAGCGGCCCGGTGCGGCTCTGCGTGCGCGTACCCGGTCCCGGTCGCTATGCCGTCAGCCTGCTTCACGATCGCGACGAGAACCGCAAGTTCGGCTGGAGGATCGACGGCATCGGCTTCGCGGGCAACCCGAAGCTCGGCTGGAGCAAGCCGCATGCGAACAAGGCCAGCGCCATGGTGGAGGGCGTGCGCACCCCGATCACCATCGTCCTGAACTACCGCCGGGGCTTCGGCGTCGCCCCGCTCGCATCGAACTGA
- a CDS encoding glycoside hydrolase family 3 protein: MTAFSRISLSALCIGLLAAPLAAQNTSSTARPDIWPAVKAQPGRDPAVEKRIDALLKAMSVEDKVGQLIQVDIGSIKPEEVRTTRIGSVLNGGNSGPYDDEYASPAKWLRLADEFYDASMAAKGPKIPIIWGTDSVHGNNNIVGATLFPHNIGLGAARDRDLIREIGRVTALETAAAGLDWTFAPTLAVVQDDRWGRTYESYSEEPEVAADYAGAMIEGVQGKVGTKGFLSPDHLIATTKHFLGDGGTGGRDQGDTRVSEEVLRDVHLGGYPAAIEAGTQSVMASFSSWNGEKMSGNKSLLTGVLKDRMGFDGFVVGDWNSHGQVKGCSNEDCAAAINAGLDMFMYSGPAWKTLYANTLREAKDGTIPAARLDDAVRRILRVKLRAGTFDRGRPSTRAFAGKFDSIGSAEHRAIARRAVQESLVLLKNEGVLPLKPSANILVAGEAADSISQQSGGWSITWQGIDLPNSAFPNAQSIWKGIEETVKAGGGTATYAPDGIFAKKPDAAIVVFGEKPYAEFKGDIPNLEYSPNDKKDVEMLRRLKAAGIPVVAVFLSGRPLWVNAELNASDAFVAAFLPGSEGGGVSDVLFAGKDGKPQHDFRGKLTFSWPKRPDQYVLNRRDANYDPLFAFGYGLSYAKPGKVGKLDETRPAGLEQAAPTTFFERGQVPPGWEVAGDGVRQSGVDHRAQEDAKRLTWSGPGAVSFTAPRPFDIARESNGEISLVFEYRLEGKPAGALSAGFASGGKTVEVPISATLAATGAGQWGRLAIPLKCFAARGADMATVTSPLVLRSTGAADISVSDVKLDYVSIPMTQCGDEK, translated from the coding sequence ATGACCGCCTTTTCCCGCATCTCGCTTTCGGCCCTGTGCATCGGCCTCCTCGCCGCGCCGCTCGCAGCCCAGAACACGTCGTCCACCGCCCGCCCCGACATCTGGCCCGCCGTCAAGGCGCAGCCCGGCCGCGATCCCGCCGTAGAGAAGCGCATCGACGCGCTGCTCAAGGCGATGTCGGTCGAGGACAAGGTCGGCCAGCTGATCCAGGTCGATATCGGCTCGATCAAGCCCGAGGAAGTGCGCACGACGCGCATCGGTTCGGTGCTGAACGGCGGCAATTCCGGCCCCTACGACGACGAGTACGCATCGCCTGCCAAGTGGCTGCGCCTTGCGGACGAGTTCTACGATGCGTCGATGGCTGCAAAAGGTCCGAAGATCCCGATCATCTGGGGCACGGATTCGGTCCACGGCAACAACAACATCGTTGGCGCCACCCTCTTCCCGCACAACATCGGCCTCGGCGCCGCGCGCGACCGCGACCTGATCCGCGAGATCGGCCGCGTCACCGCGCTGGAAACGGCGGCGGCGGGCCTCGACTGGACCTTCGCCCCGACCCTCGCCGTGGTGCAGGACGATCGCTGGGGTCGCACTTACGAAAGCTATTCGGAGGAACCCGAAGTCGCCGCCGACTATGCCGGTGCGATGATCGAGGGCGTGCAGGGCAAGGTCGGCACCAAGGGATTCCTCTCGCCCGACCACCTGATCGCCACGACCAAGCATTTCCTCGGCGACGGCGGCACCGGCGGGCGCGACCAGGGCGACACGCGCGTCTCCGAGGAAGTGTTGCGCGACGTCCACCTTGGCGGCTATCCCGCCGCGATCGAGGCGGGCACGCAGTCGGTCATGGCCAGCTTCTCCAGCTGGAACGGCGAGAAGATGAGCGGCAACAAGTCGCTCCTGACCGGCGTGCTCAAGGATCGCATGGGCTTCGACGGCTTCGTCGTGGGCGACTGGAACAGCCACGGACAGGTCAAGGGCTGCTCGAACGAGGACTGCGCGGCGGCGATCAACGCCGGGCTCGACATGTTCATGTACTCCGGCCCGGCCTGGAAGACGCTCTACGCCAACACCCTGCGCGAAGCGAAGGACGGCACCATCCCCGCCGCCCGCCTCGACGACGCGGTGCGCCGCATCCTGCGCGTGAAACTGCGCGCGGGTACTTTCGACCGTGGACGCCCCTCGACCCGCGCCTTCGCGGGGAAGTTCGACAGCATCGGCTCCGCCGAGCACCGCGCCATCGCCCGCCGCGCCGTGCAGGAATCGCTGGTGCTGCTCAAGAACGAGGGCGTGCTACCGCTCAAGCCCAGCGCCAACATCCTCGTCGCGGGCGAGGCAGCGGACAGCATCAGCCAGCAGTCCGGTGGCTGGTCTATCACCTGGCAGGGCATCGACCTGCCGAACTCCGCCTTCCCCAACGCCCAGTCGATCTGGAAGGGCATCGAGGAGACCGTGAAGGCAGGCGGCGGCACCGCGACTTATGCGCCCGACGGCATCTTCGCGAAGAAGCCCGACGCCGCCATCGTTGTCTTCGGCGAGAAGCCCTATGCCGAGTTCAAGGGCGACATCCCCAACCTCGAATACAGCCCGAACGACAAGAAGGACGTCGAGATGCTGCGCCGCCTCAAGGCAGCGGGTATCCCTGTCGTGGCGGTGTTCCTCTCCGGTCGTCCGCTCTGGGTGAACGCGGAACTGAACGCGTCTGACGCTTTCGTCGCCGCGTTCCTGCCGGGCAGCGAGGGCGGCGGCGTCTCGGACGTGCTGTTCGCGGGCAAGGATGGCAAGCCGCAGCACGACTTCCGCGGCAAGCTGACCTTCTCATGGCCCAAGCGCCCCGACCAGTACGTGCTGAACCGTCGCGATGCGAACTACGACCCGCTGTTCGCCTTCGGCTACGGCCTCAGCTATGCGAAGCCCGGCAAGGTCGGCAAGCTGGACGAGACACGCCCTGCCGGGCTCGAACAGGCCGCGCCGACCACCTTCTTCGAGCGCGGACAGGTGCCTCCGGGCTGGGAAGTCGCGGGCGACGGCGTGCGCCAGTCGGGCGTCGACCACCGTGCGCAGGAAGACGCCAAGCGCCTGACCTGGAGCGGCCCCGGCGCCGTATCCTTCACCGCCCCGCGCCCCTTCGACATCGCGCGTGAGAGCAACGGCGAGATCAGCCTGGTCTTCGAATACCGTCTGGAAGGCAAACCCGCGGGCGCGCTCTCGGCGGGCTTCGCGAGCGGCGGCAAGACAGTGGAAGTGCCGATCTCGGCCACCCTCGCCGCCACTGGCGCGGGCCAGTGGGGCCGCCTCGCCATCCCGCTCAAGTGCTTCGCGGCGCGCGGCGCGGACATGGCCACGGTGACGTCACCGCTGGTCCTGCGCTCCACCGGCGCGGCGGACATCAGCGTGTCCGACGTGAAGCTGGATTATGTATCGATCCCGATGACGCAGTGCGGGGACGAGAAGTAA